A region from the Rufibacter sp. DG15C genome encodes:
- a CDS encoding ChaN family lipoprotein, with product MKKLLSLLLTPLFLMSFKTDKPAYRLFTSKGKSITYEKMLKELAKADVVFFGEQHNDPIAHWLQLELAQDLHLLHKGNLVIGAEMWETDTQSAVDSFLLDQLAEPAFLERSRAWPNFATDYKPILAFAKEHQIKVIATNAPRRLARVVAREGLKGLDAQPQTEKQWLALLPLIVDMELPGYKKMRGMFGDSHGASASASQIIEAQALKDVTMAQFIHQNLKQGQRFLHLNGSYHSDHHEGILWYLKRLRPELKVMTISTVSQGQLDKLEKDHLSRADIVLAVPTTMTKTY from the coding sequence ATGAAAAAACTGCTATCTCTGTTATTGACTCCTTTGTTTCTAATGTCTTTTAAGACAGACAAGCCCGCTTATAGGCTATTCACTAGCAAGGGCAAGTCTATCACGTATGAGAAGATGCTGAAGGAGCTGGCGAAGGCGGACGTGGTCTTCTTCGGGGAACAGCATAATGACCCTATTGCCCATTGGTTGCAACTGGAACTGGCCCAAGACCTGCACCTGCTCCATAAAGGCAACTTGGTCATTGGTGCCGAAATGTGGGAAACCGACACCCAGTCCGCGGTAGACTCCTTTCTATTGGACCAATTAGCAGAACCTGCCTTTCTGGAGAGAAGCCGTGCCTGGCCAAACTTCGCTACCGACTATAAACCTATTCTTGCCTTCGCGAAGGAGCATCAAATCAAAGTGATTGCCACCAACGCCCCGCGCAGACTAGCCCGAGTAGTGGCTAGAGAAGGACTGAAAGGCTTAGATGCTCAGCCGCAAACAGAAAAACAATGGTTGGCGCTGTTGCCACTTATTGTAGACATGGAACTGCCGGGCTATAAGAAAATGCGCGGCATGTTTGGCGATTCGCACGGCGCCTCGGCCTCGGCTAGCCAGATTATTGAAGCCCAAGCTCTAAAAGACGTGACTATGGCTCAGTTTATCCACCAGAACCTGAAACAGGGTCAGCGCTTTCTGCACCTCAACGGCTCTTATCACTCAGACCACCACGAAGGCATTCTCTGGTATTTGAAACGACTTCGGCCGGAGTTAAAGGTGATGACTATTTCCACCGTTTCGCAAGGGCAGTTAGACAAGCTGGAGAAGGACCATCTGTCAAGAGCTGACATTGTTTTAGCTGTGCCTACCACTATGACAAAGACTTATTAA
- a CDS encoding iron-sulfur cluster assembly accessory protein — MESTTVKTAPISLTERALAEVKVILKDKNVPAEYGLRIGVQGGGCSGMSYLLGFDKPKDADEIFQLDGVQLIMDKKHAMYVLGMEVDFQDGLNARGFVFNNPQAKSTCGCGSSFSA, encoded by the coding sequence ATGGAAAGCACAACTGTAAAAACAGCTCCTATTTCACTCACCGAACGCGCATTGGCAGAGGTGAAAGTGATTTTGAAAGATAAGAACGTTCCGGCCGAGTACGGTCTCCGGATTGGGGTACAAGGCGGCGGTTGCTCAGGCATGTCGTACTTGCTGGGTTTTGACAAGCCCAAAGACGCCGACGAGATTTTCCAGCTGGACGGTGTTCAGTTAATCATGGACAAGAAGCACGCTATGTATGTGCTAGGCATGGAGGTAGACTTCCAGGACGGCTTGAACGCCCGCGGATTTGTCTTCAATAACCCTCAAGCCAAAAGCACCTGCGGTTGCGGAAGCTCCTTCTCTGCATAA